The nucleotide window GCAGGTCGGCCCCCGACTTGTCGAGCGGCAGGTAGCCGACCTCATCGAGCACGAGCACCGCAGGGGTCATGTAACGCTTCAACTCGGCTTGCAACCGGTGCAGGGACTGGGCGGTGACCAGGGCGTTGATCGCGTCCACCGCCGTCGTAAACAGCACCGTGTAGCCCGCCTGGCACGCCGCGTAGCCCAACGCGCTCGCGAGATGTGTCTTCCCAAGCCCCACACCACCGCAAAACACCGCGTTGGTGCGCTCCTTGACAAAGCCCAGTTCGAAGAGGTGCCGCACCTGCGCTTCGTTCAACTCCTTGGGCCAGTCCCACTGGAACTGGTCGACGGTTTTCTTGACCGGGAAGCGCGCTGCCTGGATGCGCCGCTCCAGCGCCCGGATCTGGCGGTCCTGGGTCTCGGCCTGCACCAGTCGGCGTAAAAATTCGGCGTGCGAACAGCGCGCCTTGGCCGCCTCGGCCGTGAGTTCGCCGTGGTGGCGCAGCAGGTAACCGAGTTTCAGGTACTTGAGTTGATCTTTTAATAAATCGGTTTTTTCGGGTTCTGTTTTCATTGGGTATAGGGGCTTAAATCCGGGGGACGCAGTTCGAGTTCCAGTGCGGCCAACGCGTCGGCGCGGGTGAGGTGGATCGGCCCGGCTTGCGGCAAGGCCCGCGCGCGTTGTTCGAGCAAGTTGAGGATGTAATCGCTGGAGTAGGCGCCGAGTTCATGGGCGCTTTCGATCGCCCGGCCGACTGCCTCCGTTCCATACAGGGCCACCAAACCCACGATAGTCGCCAGGTGGTGTCCCGCGTTGAGCCGGCGCTCCTCCAGCCCCCGTTGGTAGGCGGGTGCCGCCGGGCTCAGTTCCAAAAACCGTAGCCGCAGGCGCTGCCGCGCCCCCTGCCGTTTGCGCTCCTCGAGTTCGCGCACATGCTCGGGGTTTTCCACATCGGCGCGGCGGGCAAAACTGCGGGCATGCTCGGCCACCAGGGTGCGGTCCGCATAAAACCTCACCTGCGCCCCCTCGATCTGCGCGGTGAGTAGCGCCCCGGCAAACTTCGTGGGCACCGAGTAGCGGTTCGTTTCGATACTCACCCGGCACCGCCGCGACGCCCGCACGCTTAAGGTGCGCACCGCCGGACTGGCCACCGGGTTAAGCGGCAGGAGCGCAGCGCGCTCCTCGGGCAGCCGGTCCACCGGCCGGCCCTGGGTTTCAGCGTGAACGCGCACGTTGGCCACCGTTTCCAGCCACAAGCTGGCGGCCGGCCCCAGCTCGGTAAACCCGTTCATCTGCCGCCCGCCAAGGAAGCTTTTTTTCACGTAACCCACCGCGTTTTCCACCATGCCCTTGGACTGCGGATGCCCCGGCCCGCACGCTTTTATCGTAAACCCGTAGTGCCGGGCAAAGTCCAGGTACTGGGCGTTGTACACCGGGTCGGTCCCGGGCACATGCGAGAGGACGGCCGTCTTGCAGTTGTCCACCATCACCTCGCGCGGCACCCCGCCGAGTTTTTCAAAGGCGCGCCGGTGACAGCCCAGCCACCACTCCTGGCCCTGCCCGAGGGTAAATTCCACATGCAGGAACCGGCTGTACCCCAAAACCATGACGAAAAAACTTAAAGCCCGCCGGGTGCCGTCCACCTCCACCGCGCCAAAACTGCCCCAGTCCACCTGCGCGGTCTGGCCGGGGGCAAACTTGAGGGTAAGAAACGCCTCCAGGTTCCTCGGCCGCACCCGCCGCACGTAGTCTTTCAAAATTGAATACCCGCCCGTGTACCCCCGCTCGCGCACCTTTTGCCAGAGCTGCATGGCGGTGAACGGATGGGCCTCCAGCCAGCGCGCGATCGCCGGCTTGTGCACGTCGAGCTTGCTTGGCCTAGGCACCTGCGCGGCCTGGCTGCGCACGTACTTTTCCTGCGCCTGCCAGCGCCTCACCGTCTGCACGTGCAACTGGAGCGAGCGGGCGATTTGCGGCGCACTGTGACCGGCCGCCTCCGCCTGTTTTATCCGGCAATACAGTTCGTAATCGATCACGCGCCCACCTCCCGGCTCGGCGGCGGCGTTGCCGCCAGCGTGTGCGTTGGCCTGCCCCGGTCCAAGGAGAGCACCTGGTAAAGTGGCGCGGCGTAGGCGATCACCCCGGCCTCGATTAACTGCCGGCGCGCCTCGACCAGGCCGTCCTCGCTGAGCGTGAGCAGCCGGGCCAGGGTGCGCGTGGCGTAGTAACTCAGCCCGTCGGCGTCGCCCACGGTGACCAGGACCAGATAGAGGCCCCAGGCGGGGGCACTGGCCCGCCCCAGGTAATTGCCCCGCACCAGCCGGTGGTCCAGCCAGCTAAACTGGGCCGGCGTGCGCCGGAGTTGTTCGCGATCGATCGGTTGTTTTTGCATAATCGGGCGGCTGGACGTCGATGCCCAGGATCACCCGCCCCCGGGATTGCAGGTGTCGCAGCATGGGTTCGAGGTCCTCTTGTAACGTCACTCCGGCGAACTGCGCGATAAGCCCCACGAGCACAGGGTTTTGCGACTCCCATCTGTCTTGTAACGGCACGCAGGGATTCGGTAACGCCACCTCGGCGACCGGCTCGGCTTTAGGCTGGTGCACAACGGATTGCGTAGTTGGGATGTCTTGTAACGCCACCCGCCGTCGCGGCCCCCTCCGCCTTGAGTACCCCGGATTGGCCTTCCGCCACTCCTGCACCCGTTGGACATTTTCTGGGCCTTTCCAGTGGTCGAGGTTCTCCGGCTTCGCCAACCATTTGGCCTGACTGGCCGCCCGGCTCGCCCGTCGGCATCCCGGCTTCCCGCAGTAGCGCTGACGCTCGCGGTTATGCGCGTCGGGCAGAAAGAAATCGACACAGTGCAAACACTTGCGTGAACCGGTTGGATGCATCGCTGTGCATCCGCCAAGCGTCCCGCCGGTTCAATCTCCACCCATTCGCACCCCTCATATCCCCAGCCGGACAGGGAAGAAAACCCACCCACGGAAGAAGAGTATTACTCTTTTTAAGGGGAAGAAGATCCACCGAAGAAGAAGTGCATTCCTAACCGCCAGAAATAGACGCTTTCCCGCTCGCCGCTCACAACTTTGGCGCCTTCCTCAGTTTGGACTACACTCGCTTGCACAATCGCGTCCATCTGGGTGACCGAGTTATTGAGCATCACAATGCCTTGGGTTTGCTCGTCCGAAGCGAGTGATATCTCGGCGACCAAGTCATCGACTGCGCGTGATTTTTCGGCGATATCGCGTAACCGACTCGAAACTTGGCCACAAATCTCGACGCCACGGTTACTCTTATCCAAAGAATCGGCGAGTTTGACGGCGGTCTCCTTGGACGCACTCGCACTGCGTTGGGCGAGCGCACGAACCTCATCGGCAACCACCGCAAAACCAGCCCCCGCTTCACCGGCACGGGCAGCTTCAACCGCTGCATTGAGCGCCAAAATATTGGTTTGGAACGCAATTTCGTCGATGGTTTTGATGATTTTTGAAATTCCCATGCTGGACACCTTTATCGCCTCCATCGCCGTGTTCATCGATTCCACTTCGCCCGTGCCAGCTTCGGCGGCGGTGCGGGATTCACTGGCGATACGCTTGGCCTGCTGCGCCGATTCAGTGTTCCGCTTAGCCATACTGGCAATCTCTCGGAGCGCTGAGCTGGTTTCCTCCAGCGAGGCGGACTGAGTGGATGCGCCTTCGGCCAACATACGCCCCGATTCCGACATTTGCGTGGCGGCGGATAAGACAGAGTCCGAGCTGACATGCAGTTTTTGAGTAATATTCGAAATGCGACGACTGATACGACGAGCAATCATGAACGCTACAGCGCCACCCACCAGAATACTCAAAGCCGAAACCCCCAAACTGACCTTCGAGGTTAAATTAATCTGATGCGCAATGGTGTCTTGCCCGGCGGCAAATTCGGTCTCGGCAAAATAACGCAACTTCCCCACCTGCTTCTCAACCAATATGATACGATCTTCAAAGAAATCGGTGTCGGTACCGGCTGCCGCGTTGGCTAGAGCAAGGTCACAGGACTTGTCGAACTGCACGACCAGCGCGCTCAACAACTCTTGGGCAGCGGCATCGAGTTCGCGTTTCTTTAATGCAGCGACCCCCGCATTAAACCGGGCCCGACCAATGAAATTCAAATCGGCCACCGACTCCGAAAATAAAACGAGCAGAACAGGCCGCCCCAGCTCAGCGAAAGCCTTGGCGTCAATTACGCCCAGGGCACTGGAACGTCGGTAGACTTTGGAAAGAGCTTCACGCTCTTCTGCCAAGCGTTTCATCGTGCCGAGGCGGGTATTCGCCAGATCAAAAGCCTTATCAGCGGCCCCACCTAGTTCAACCATATCGGTGGCAAGTTTACCCACCAATTCGCCTACCGTGAGCGGAGCCGCCGCCTCTTCGGTCTTAACCTCGTCCGCTTTCGGCTTTGTCTCGTCTGCTTTTAAGGCTGTAACGGGAATCACGCTATTGTGCAGCGACTTATAATTATCCCCGGCAAACTCCTTAATAATGACATTGACCGCAGTCAGCTTGACTCGACTGGCCGCCTGAAGGGTCGCGATGTCACTGAGTTGCTTCGCTGAAAACGCCTTAAACACGTCTTGTCGAAGCCCTCCCGTCAGCTCAACGACTTGCACCGTCGACTGTAGTAAAGGGATATGAACACTACCGGCCTGGTTTACCGAGCGCTGGACCCCCCCCAACTCGAAATACACTAAAGCCACGACTAAGACGAAGCCTATGGCCACTACACCAACCGCACCAAGAATTTTACGGAGCATGGGGGGGGGGGGGAATCGGATGATTGAGACGATGCGTTGTGCTTACTGGGGCATTTAGGTAACACGCTTACAAAAAACAGGAGCCGACCTCTACAACAGCAGGCCTATTTGGTTAACCTTTCGGCGCTGGAGAAGGCCCCGGTAATACCGAGGAACTCATCAACTGCGAAACGAACATCACTATATATATAGTAAGCCTGAACGAAAAAGCCGGCAGAACGCCGATCGCCATCGACCGGCGCCATCAACCGAAGCTTATTTCGACAGATGAGTGACGAGTGCATTGGACTGCTCAATGCCCTCACTCATTTCCTCTTTCATATCTTTAAGATAGGACTCTTTTTTATCCTTATCGTAGGATTGGGCGGCCTTGAGAACCAACAAGGGATGTACGATAGCGTGAATCGGATCGGTGAAATGCTCATTATCCTCACTCTTCAGATCTAATCCGACCTCATGGCCAGGCTTTGCGAAATAGCCAAGGTCATGCCACTCGGTCAACAACTCGTCGTAACCGAGTTTTTTCATTTCAGGGATATTCGCAATAACCGCATTAAGCAGCTTAGCCCCAGCTGGATAAGCTTTAATATAAGCCTGAGCTAGAACCGTGCCTTCAGCGACCAAGATATCAACTTTGGCAGTGACGGTGGCGAGATCGACTTTTTGGGCGATCACCATGTCGACGACCGATTTACCTGCCACTTGATATTTGGCTCCGGCAGCGACAACCGCTGGATCAGCGGCACCCCAAAGCGAGGTGGTAGCAATTGAAACTAAACAGGTGAGGAGAACTTTGATGTATTTCATGGGGGTATAAGGGAACAGGAGTGGACGGAAAAGAAGTAGAGCTGGATTGGAGTGCGTTTAGTAGCTGGCGCTCAGGCGGAGCAGGAACATCAGGGCGTTATCCCGCGTGGAATCACTGGCGGGATGGCGAATGTACTGCAGGTCAGGTTGCAGGCTCAGGTGATCGTTGAGAACGATCGTGTAACTGAGCTCGTGCTTAATTGCGTAGATTAATGATAGTATTTCTGAGTTGGCTTCCCTTGACCTCGCGCTTGCGCCACTTGAACGGCTTGGCATTGGGCAGGTAGGCGGCGACGAAAGCGTCAATGGCCTGACTAAGTTCGGCGACGCTTCTGAAGTTCGCGCCCCGTAGCGCCTTCCTTGTTAGTATGCCGAACCAGATTTCAACTTGATTGAGCCAACTCGCCGAGGTTGGGGTAAAGTGGAAGTGGACATTGGGGTGCCGAGCGAGCCAAGCGTCGCACTTTTTGTGGGTGCAATAATTATCCAAAATCACGTGGAGTTCTCTCTCGGGCGGGTGATCCGCCACCACTTGGTCCATGAACAGCAGGAACTCCTCCCGGCGCTTAAGGGTGGTTTTCTGCGTCTTGATCAAGCCCGTGGCCACATCAAGGGCAGCGAACAAGTTGAGTGTACCGTGGCGCTTGTAGGTGCTTTTGAGTCCCTGGACGATTTTACCATTGTCGGTCTCCACGTAACCGGTGGCGCGCTCTAGGGCTTGGATGCCAGGCTTTTCATCCACACTTATCACCAATGCCTTTTCCGGTGGGCTCAGGTAGAGCCCGACGATATCGGCTGCCTTGGCTGCGAACTGCTTGTCAGTGCTCACGCACCACGAGCGCTGGCGCTGCAGGCAAATGCCCTCCTTGCGCAGCACTCGCCAGACCGCGTGCACCGAGCCGCCGAGCACACGGGCCACCGCTGGACCATCCCAGCGCGCCTGCCCCGGAGGGGGTGGCCCTTCCAATAAAGCCAGCACCCGATCTCGAAAGTCCTCACCGTAGGTGCGCTTCGCGCCCGGCCGTGCCGCATCATCCAGCCCCTTCATGCCAAGCAGCACAAAGCGATCCCTCCACTTTATTACGGTGTTCGGCCTGGTGTTGCAGCGGCGCGCCACCTCTTGCACCTGCTCGCCACTCACGCACCCAAGGATCATCCGGGCGCGCTCAACTCGCTGCCTCGACTCAATCCGGCTGGTTGCCCGTTTTTCTAGGGATTGCTGATCCCCCTCGCTACAAGTGATTCGCACGGCTTTTCGTCCCATCTACAAAGCGGATACAATATCACTTATTATTGCAAGTAAGCACTCGTAAACCTGTTCGAAATCCAGACCGTCGACGTTGGTGGCCCGATCTGCATGCACAAAACCGACCGCCAAAGTGTCCGCATCGCGGCCCGGCAGCAGGCCGATGGCGGCAACTCCGGTGTCGAGCGTCCAGCCAAAGGCGTTGCGATCCTCGGGGGCAAAGCCGGCACGCACATGCGCCTCGATATTGCCCTTCTCGCCGGTTTTCCCAGCCAAGGTGCGCTCCACTGCGGCGTAAGACCCGTAGTTGCCCGAATGCAACGTGCCGGTGCCGTCCGTATCCTCAAAGTCAGCGGTGTGCATCCAAGCGCCGACTTGGTAGCGGAAGGCCGAATTCGTCGGTGCCCAGTTCAGCTCCGAGATGATAAACGCGCCTTGGTCGTTATTAATTTCGTAGTGGGTGCCGTGGCGATTGGTCCGGTCACCGCCGTCGGGGTCGTCAAAACTGTCACCGTCATAAACGCCGAGTTTCCAGGTGGTGGTTTCACCGGTGAAGGCAAGGCGAGTGCCGAGGGCCGCCGCATAGTAGGAAGGTCCTGCATTCAGCGTGTTAGCGGAAATAAACGCAGGCCAGCCGAAGGCACCGTTGATCAAGGAGCCCCCGGGGGTGGTGCAGCAAAATTCAGTATCGGCCAACAGCGCTCCTAAGCGTACCGACCAGGCGCCGGCGGTGGCCTGCCCCCACCACTCATAAAGGCGCAGGCTCTCGTAGGCCTCGCTGTTACTGGCCGCCATATCGTCGCTCAAAAATTGATCACTCGGCCCATGGCCCTCGACCCAGAGCACGCTGGCGAACGCATTAAAACTGACCGGACGCCCCTCGACGGGTTTTTGATCCCAGGCCACTCCGGCCACCAGCGCGCCATGCAAGGAGTCACCGCCATTGGTACCGGACAAGCCGTAGGCGTTGTCCACCGAAGCATCGGCATTCACCTTGATTTCACCACCGGCCAATTCCTTGGCGCCAACGGTTAAAAGGCTGCCAGCAAACACACTCGAAACCGCCAACGCGCGAACAAATGAAGGATAGGTCATGCGCTTATGAACGGAACAACTTCGAAAAACTTAAACGATTTTAAAAAAAAAGCGGTGAAAGCAGCGAAAAATCTCCCATTGCCCCTGCATAGAACGCAAAAATTGAGCAAAGGAGTAGGCTAGACTGCCCATAAGGCGGACCTGTGCAGGGATGCTACCTACCCTAGCCCATTCGCCCCCCTCGCTAATACTCATTCGCGATCAAGATTGGCCAGGGACGGCCAACGCTACAAATGCTCGGAAAATGTAGGGTTGGCCGTCCCTGGCCAATTCAGCTACCCGGGATCGGAAGTAGCCATTTCACGCTCACCTCAAAAACGATTCGCCCTCAATGCGTCGCGGCAGGCGCCAGGCGCTGGACTTTGACCCGGCGCACCCGTTCGGCGTGCACGTCCACCACGGTCACCACGTAGTCGCCCAGCGTCACCGTCTCACCGCGCTTGGGCAGGGTGGCAAAATGCCGCTGCGTCCACACCGCCACCGTCTCCTTCGGCTGCCACTCAAAAGTCCAGCCGGTCTCCGCCTGCAACTCGCGCATCGTCAGCATTCCGCTCACCACGATAAACTGGTCGGTTAACTCGAAAATGGGCCCGTGCTCGATGTCGAATTCGTCACGGATATCGCCAACAATCTCCTCCAAAACGTCCTCAAAACTGACGATACCCGCCGTGTTGCCCTCGTCATCGAGGACCAGCGCCAGGTGGTTACGCGAGGAGCGGAACAATTCGAGCATCGAGTGAATCGGCGTTTTTAAGGTAAAGGTCAGCACCGGGCGCAACAGGGGCTCGAAGGAGGTCTGCGGCCCCAGTTGCTGGATCTGCCAGAGCCATTCGCGGACCAGCAGCACGCCCTCGACCTGATCGAACGAGCCGTCGCGGCAGACGGGGAACCGGCTGTGGCCGCTCATTTGGGCAATGCGCAGGTTTTCATGAATTGGGCGGTCGATCCACAGGGCGACGATCTGCTCGCGCGGGCGCATGATCTGAAAGGCGCGAATCTCGCGCAGGCGCAAAGAGCGGATCATGAGCTTGTTGATCAACGAATCCCCGGGATGCGAATGGTGCGCGTGGCTGAGCACGTATTCGAGTTCCTCCGAGCTAAACGCGCCCTCGCCTTCGCCGGCGGGCCCGAGCCCTGCCCACTTCAGAAACAAGTTGGCGGTGCCATTGAGCGCCCAGATGAACGGGTACAGCAGGTAATAAAACCCCATCAACGGGGCGGCGGTGAATAGGGTAACCGCCTTGGGCCGCTGAATCGCCAAGGACTTCGGCGCGAGTTCGCCAAAAATGATGTGCAAAAACGTGATCACCACGAACGACACGGCAATGGACACCGAGGAGACGGCGGTCGGATCGGTCACCCCAAACGCACCCAACAGAGGGGCGATGCGGTGGGCGATAAACGGTTCTCCCACCCAGCCCAAGCCGAGGCTGGACAACGTGATGCCGAGCTGGGTGGTCGACAGAGCAGCATCGAGTTTATGGGTGGCCGCCAGGGCAAACTTGACCCGCCAGCCGCCCGTTTTGGCCATGGGCTTGAGCTGGCTGGCGCGCACTTTTACCAGCGCGAACTCAGCGGCCACGAAAAACCCGTTCGCCGCCACCAGTAACAGAACGACTAAAATCTCGAGCGTGATGCCGAAAAAAGGATGCATGAAGTGGCCAAAGGGTTGGAGGCAACCCGCCGCGGCGTCGAGAGCAACCTCTCAGGGCCCGGTCCGCAGGAGGTGCCATTTAGAGGCCCAAATCCTGCGCCCCTGAAAAACCATCGAAGTTTTAGCCGCAAGACATAGCGCAGACTTCCTGTCTGCTTATGCGGAAAGCAGGCTAGAAGCCTGCGCTACGTCGAGCCGATTGCAGCTATACCACTATGTGAAATGCTCTAGCGCGGTGGCTTTTCCAGCGTGACCTCACCGGCGCGGAAGCGCTCCGTGCGACCGCTGGGGGTGCGCACCAGAAATGACCCTTCGTCGTCGATTCCGAGCGCGATGCCTGCAACCCGCTGCGTATGCGTCAACACCGCCACAGGCCGGTTGCGCAGCACGTCGTAACAGTTCCACAGGTCCGCAAACGTGGCCTTGTAACTGCCGTCCACAAACCGCTCGTAGGACTGCCGCACGCGGCCAATCAGCGCCGCCGTGAGTTTGTTTAAATCAACCGGCTGGCGG belongs to Opitutus sp. and includes:
- a CDS encoding ATP-binding protein, coding for MKTEPEKTDLLKDQLKYLKLGYLLRHHGELTAEAAKARCSHAEFLRRLVQAETQDRQIRALERRIQAARFPVKKTVDQFQWDWPKELNEAQVRHLFELGFVKERTNAVFCGGVGLGKTHLASALGYAACQAGYTVLFTTAVDAINALVTAQSLHRLQAELKRYMTPAVLVLDEVGYLPLDKSGADLLFQIVSQRYERGSLIVTTNKAYKHWAGIFNNDAGITAAILDRLLHRAQTVVIEGKSYRMKDRLADEPAS
- a CDS encoding carbohydrate porin, whose product is MPSRSSGASARSREANSEILSLIYAIKHELSYTIVLNDHLSLQPDLQYIRHPASDSTRDNALMFLLRLSASY
- a CDS encoding IS630 family transposase; amino-acid sequence: MGRKAVRITCSEGDQQSLEKRATSRIESRQRVERARMILGCVSGEQVQEVARRCNTRPNTVIKWRDRFVLLGMKGLDDAARPGAKRTYGEDFRDRVLALLEGPPPPGQARWDGPAVARVLGGSVHAVWRVLRKEGICLQRQRSWCVSTDKQFAAKAADIVGLYLSPPEKALVISVDEKPGIQALERATGYVETDNGKIVQGLKSTYKRHGTLNLFAALDVATGLIKTQKTTLKRREEFLLFMDQVVADHPPERELHVILDNYCTHKKCDAWLARHPNVHFHFTPTSASWLNQVEIWFGILTRKALRGANFRSVAELSQAIDAFVAAYLPNAKPFKWRKREVKGSQLRNTIINLRN
- a CDS encoding IS21 family transposase, giving the protein MIDYELYCRIKQAEAAGHSAPQIARSLQLHVQTVRRWQAQEKYVRSQAAQVPRPSKLDVHKPAIARWLEAHPFTAMQLWQKVRERGYTGGYSILKDYVRRVRPRNLEAFLTLKFAPGQTAQVDWGSFGAVEVDGTRRALSFFVMVLGYSRFLHVEFTLGQGQEWWLGCHRRAFEKLGGVPREVMVDNCKTAVLSHVPGTDPVYNAQYLDFARHYGFTIKACGPGHPQSKGMVENAVGYVKKSFLGGRQMNGFTELGPAASLWLETVANVRVHAETQGRPVDRLPEERAALLPLNPVASPAVRTLSVRASRRCRVSIETNRYSVPTKFAGALLTAQIEGAQVRFYADRTLVAEHARSFARRADVENPEHVRELEERKRQGARQRLRLRFLELSPAAPAYQRGLEERRLNAGHHLATIVGLVALYGTEAVGRAIESAHELGAYSSDYILNLLEQRARALPQAGPIHLTRADALAALELELRPPDLSPYTQ
- a CDS encoding carbohydrate porin, whose protein sequence is MTYPSFVRALAVSSVFAGSLLTVGAKELAGGEIKVNADASVDNAYGLSGTNGGDSLHGALVAGVAWDQKPVEGRPVSFNAFASVLWVEGHGPSDQFLSDDMAASNSEAYESLRLYEWWGQATAGAWSVRLGALLADTEFCCTTPGGSLINGAFGWPAFISANTLNAGPSYYAAALGTRLAFTGETTTWKLGVYDGDSFDDPDGGDRTNRHGTHYEINNDQGAFIISELNWAPTNSAFRYQVGAWMHTADFEDTDGTGTLHSGNYGSYAAVERTLAGKTGEKGNIEAHVRAGFAPEDRNAFGWTLDTGVAAIGLLPGRDADTLAVGFVHADRATNVDGLDFEQVYECLLAIISDIVSAL
- a CDS encoding HlyC/CorC family transporter, with the translated sequence MHPFFGITLEILVVLLLVAANGFFVAAEFALVKVRASQLKPMAKTGGWRVKFALAATHKLDAALSTTQLGITLSSLGLGWVGEPFIAHRIAPLLGAFGVTDPTAVSSVSIAVSFVVITFLHIIFGELAPKSLAIQRPKAVTLFTAAPLMGFYYLLYPFIWALNGTANLFLKWAGLGPAGEGEGAFSSEELEYVLSHAHHSHPGDSLINKLMIRSLRLREIRAFQIMRPREQIVALWIDRPIHENLRIAQMSGHSRFPVCRDGSFDQVEGVLLVREWLWQIQQLGPQTSFEPLLRPVLTFTLKTPIHSMLELFRSSRNHLALVLDDEGNTAGIVSFEDVLEEIVGDIRDEFDIEHGPIFELTDQFIVVSGMLTMRELQAETGWTFEWQPKETVAVWTQRHFATLPKRGETVTLGDYVVTVVDVHAERVRRVKVQRLAPAATH